From the Spiroplasma alleghenense genome, one window contains:
- a CDS encoding valine--tRNA ligase, translating to MKKLNDKYDFKLVEKDKNKFWIENKYFEANLDSGKKTFSIVMPPPNVTGKLHLGHAWDGSIQDFLIRYKKLHGFNTLWVPGMDHAGIATQAKVEARLQEQGVSRYDLGREKFIKQVWDWKEEYASLIREQWGKMGLGLAYDSEKFTYSPELNKIVNLAFVKMYEEKLIYRGKRIINWDPKLKTALSNIEVIYKETLGAMYHFKYQLEGANNFLEVATTRPETMFADQAVVVNPADKRYKKFVGKNVINPANNQLIPVIADDYVELDFGTGVMKCTPAHDLNDFEIGVRHNLKMPLCMNEDGTMNEMALEFSGLDRFAVRKKLVDKLKKTNQLIKIMEINHQVGYSERSEVVVEPFLSNQWFVNMKPLAQSVLELQNGPEAINFFPNRFEKTLNTWMTDTLDWTISRQIWWGHQIPAWYHNQTKEIYVGMEPPKDLENWVQEEDVLDTWFSSALWPFAAMDWTEKNPSKLFQNFFPIQTLVTGYDIIFFWVARMIFQTKNIVKKKPFNDVLIHGLIRDENGKKMSKSLGNGIDPMNVIEEFGADSLRFFLLTNSSPGADLRFSTEKIKSSWNFINKLWNASRFVELSKSKFSKISLSIDDVEKNNDFENNLNKWILAELIKVESEVEKHVSNYDFNLAGREIYDFVWNTYCSWFIELSKANLENEKVSELSVVTLIFVLKKILIMLHPFIPFVTEEIYQSLDLKKSILEEEWIQVKTKYSDIYLSYVIEIISSIREFRLKNNLKKSIPLKLSLTKFKDKKVEKDLINNNSEINSILNKMINSQIELVKNNQANKTVIPQSEFVIEIENENVFDVETLKKDLKNNLDRISREIQRSKQILNNESFLSKASPDKIKIEKEKYENYLKQFENIKSEIDNYKK from the coding sequence ATGAAGAAATTAAATGATAAATATGATTTTAAATTAGTAGAAAAAGACAAAAACAAATTCTGAATTGAAAATAAATACTTTGAGGCAAATTTGGATTCTGGTAAAAAGACTTTTTCAATAGTAATGCCTCCACCAAATGTAACTGGTAAATTGCATTTAGGTCATGCTTGAGATGGAAGTATCCAAGATTTTTTAATTCGCTATAAAAAACTCCACGGTTTTAATACTCTATGAGTTCCAGGAATGGATCATGCCGGAATTGCTACCCAGGCAAAAGTTGAAGCTCGTCTTCAAGAACAAGGGGTTTCGCGATACGATTTAGGCAGAGAAAAGTTTATCAAACAAGTTTGAGATTGAAAGGAAGAATACGCTAGTTTAATTAGAGAACAATGAGGTAAAATGGGTCTTGGATTAGCATATGATAGTGAAAAATTTACTTATTCGCCAGAATTAAATAAAATTGTCAATTTAGCATTTGTAAAAATGTATGAAGAAAAGTTAATTTACAGAGGGAAAAGAATTATTAATTGAGATCCAAAATTAAAAACTGCTTTAAGCAATATTGAAGTTATTTATAAAGAAACTCTTGGAGCTATGTATCATTTTAAATATCAATTGGAAGGGGCAAATAATTTTTTAGAAGTTGCTACAACTAGACCTGAAACAATGTTTGCCGACCAAGCCGTAGTTGTAAATCCTGCAGATAAAAGATATAAAAAATTTGTTGGTAAAAATGTTATTAATCCTGCGAATAACCAATTAATTCCCGTAATTGCTGATGATTATGTCGAGCTTGATTTTGGAACTGGGGTAATGAAATGTACTCCCGCTCATGATTTAAATGATTTTGAAATCGGTGTGCGTCATAATTTGAAAATGCCTTTATGTATGAATGAAGATGGAACTATGAACGAAATGGCTCTTGAATTTTCAGGATTAGATCGTTTTGCTGTTAGAAAAAAATTAGTTGATAAATTAAAAAAAACAAACCAATTAATAAAGATTATGGAAATTAACCACCAGGTTGGTTACTCAGAAAGAAGTGAAGTAGTGGTTGAACCATTTTTATCAAATCAATGATTTGTAAATATGAAACCGCTTGCTCAATCGGTGCTTGAGTTACAAAATGGACCAGAGGCTATCAATTTTTTTCCAAATCGATTTGAAAAAACTTTGAACACATGAATGACGGATACTTTGGACTGAACTATTTCACGTCAAATTTGATGAGGACACCAAATTCCAGCCTGATATCATAATCAAACAAAAGAAATTTATGTGGGAATGGAACCGCCCAAAGATTTAGAAAATTGAGTCCAAGAAGAGGATGTTCTAGACACTTGATTTTCATCAGCATTATGACCTTTTGCTGCTATGGATTGAACAGAGAAAAATCCTTCAAAATTATTTCAAAATTTTTTCCCAATACAAACTTTAGTTACTGGATATGATATTATCTTTTTTTGAGTAGCTCGAATGATTTTTCAAACAAAAAATATTGTTAAGAAAAAACCGTTTAATGATGTTTTAATACATGGTCTTATCAGAGATGAAAATGGAAAAAAAATGTCAAAGTCACTGGGAAATGGGATTGATCCTATGAATGTTATTGAAGAATTTGGAGCTGATAGTTTGAGATTTTTCTTACTTACAAATTCTTCTCCGGGAGCTGATTTAAGATTTTCAACCGAGAAAATTAAATCAAGTTGAAATTTTATTAATAAACTTTGAAATGCTTCAAGATTTGTTGAATTAAGTAAAAGTAAGTTTTCAAAAATTAGTCTTTCAATTGATGATGTTGAAAAAAATAATGATTTTGAAAATAATTTAAATAAGTGAATTTTGGCAGAGTTAATTAAAGTCGAGTCAGAAGTTGAAAAACATGTAAGTAATTATGACTTTAATTTAGCTGGAAGAGAAATTTATGATTTTGTTTGAAATACTTATTGTTCTTGATTTATAGAGCTTTCTAAAGCTAATTTGGAAAATGAAAAAGTAAGTGAGTTATCAGTAGTAACTTTGATATTCGTGCTTAAAAAAATATTGATTATGTTACATCCTTTTATACCTTTTGTGACAGAAGAAATTTATCAATCTCTAGACTTAAAAAAATCAATTTTAGAAGAAGAATGAATTCAGGTGAAAACAAAATATTCTGATATTTATTTAAGTTATGTAATAGAAATTATTTCATCTATCAGAGAATTTAGGTTAAAAAATAATTTGAAAAAATCTATCCCACTAAAATTATCTTTGACAAAGTTTAAAGATAAAAAAGTTGAAAAGGATTTAATTAATAATAACTCAGAAATAAATTCAATCTTAAATAAAATGATCAATTCACAAATAGAATTAGTTAAAAATAATCAAGCAAATAAAACGGTTATACCTCAATCAGAATTTGTGATAGAAATTGAAAATGAAAACGTTTTTGATGTAGAAACTCTTAAAAAAGATTTGAAAAATAATCTGGATAGAATTTCAAGGGAAATCCAAAGATCTAAGCAAATACTTAATAATGAAAGTTTTCTTTCGAAGGCTAGTCCGGATAAAATCAAAATTGAAAAAGAAAAATATGAAAATTATCTAAAACAATTTGAAAATATAAAATCAGAAATAGATAACTACAAAAAATAG